A window from Vibrio cortegadensis encodes these proteins:
- a CDS encoding VpsP family polysaccharide biosynthesis protein, with amino-acid sequence MTNSKVQYNFYFKPLRWLAIFGALAMVYFSFCFGVASVYASAAEKNIERWSIRPDSVTLENVSETKTIALKAISLQPSHPHYFNILGKIYEWEAFLKNSTDRKNSLIHAKNAYLESTSLRPIWPDTWADLIVVDSQLDSKNIVQYINKADKYGPFTPKVNQTVSQIGLINWQLFTSPQKKLALDHAARALTHPKTRGDMYRYLKSQGQLHSVCTAIVKHSRDYNKNVPLCDRFLQ; translated from the coding sequence ATGACCAATTCAAAAGTACAATATAATTTTTATTTCAAACCTCTTAGATGGCTTGCCATCTTTGGGGCCTTGGCGATGGTATATTTCTCATTCTGCTTTGGCGTAGCATCTGTCTACGCCTCTGCTGCCGAGAAAAATATAGAGCGTTGGTCCATTCGTCCAGATAGCGTAACATTAGAAAACGTATCAGAAACAAAAACAATCGCATTAAAAGCAATTAGTCTCCAACCTTCTCATCCTCACTACTTCAATATACTAGGTAAGATCTATGAGTGGGAAGCCTTTCTCAAGAATTCAACTGACAGAAAAAATAGTTTGATCCACGCTAAAAATGCTTATTTAGAAAGCACATCATTAAGACCAATATGGCCTGATACTTGGGCCGATTTGATTGTAGTCGACTCGCAATTAGATAGTAAAAATATCGTGCAATATATAAATAAAGCCGATAAATATGGGCCATTTACGCCTAAAGTAAACCAAACCGTTTCACAAATTGGACTCATAAACTGGCAATTATTTACCTCACCACAAAAAAAACTAGCGCTAGATCATGCAGCACGAGCTTTAACTCATCCCAAAACCAGGGGTGACATGTATCGTTACCTTAAATCACAAGGCCAATTACACTCTGTATGTACTGCTATTGTTAAACACTCTAGAGACTATAATAAGAATGTTCCTCTTTGCGATAGGTTTCTACAATGA
- the vpsO gene encoding exopolysaccharide regulatory tyrosine autokinase VpsO (Vps genes contribute to biofilm formation by directing biosynthesis of the exopolysaccharide VPS (Vibrio polysaccharide), a major constituent of the biofilm matrix. VpsO is the cognate protein-tyrosine phosphatase.) — protein MENSLINNKLNTDEPLNIRHYFTILLNYKWRILLFSIMMTAIAVLIVLSIPSQYTAKASLLIESKQAKAVSIEDVYGIDTKSQEYYLTQIEILKSDRIAEEVIARLNLNSNPEFDPTVEKKPMFGLNIDIFEQFPVLKAFKKEEVPASIEAAAYRNSRLVLAKFKRGLEIRPIRKTQLVSILYTSKDPKLSANIANEIGRVFMDSHIEAKLEVELKANTWLNNRMEELRGKLRTSEAQMQDFLKTEGLVDIKGVESLASQELAELTSQLNKTRDRRVAAETLFLVAQSYSRKDSDLSSLASIPEISNHPIIRDVKLAEVQAERKVSDLSKRYGPKHPSLKSAQAELTSVKRNLNSELRQLLNGINNELQAAKQAEKSLHRELKKRKLEFQTLTVKNAKYSELKREVQTNSELFDLFLSRQKETSASSDFNATIARFTDFANPPLSPSKPNRKLIVVLVFIASFGFACVMAFMADAVNDTFVDIKQVEKQLSLSILGVIPEIKVKGQLKLKSYFDSKFRDLTEAIRTIRTGYLLANTNKEAHVVMVTSSLPEEGKTTSSINLAFSLSQMEKTLLIDCDLRKPSIAHRFDVPGSQPGVTNLLTRTHSYKDCIYTDEESNLDILTAGVLTNNPLELISSEEFKLLINKLKTVYTRIVIDTPPCLAVSDSFMLTQYVDSTILVINAAHTRTKVVRDVVGKLAQQGVRIDGVILNKLNVKKAAHYGGYHQYQSYYGSENS, from the coding sequence ATGGAAAACTCATTAATTAACAATAAATTGAATACAGATGAACCTCTGAATATTCGCCACTACTTTACCATTTTACTGAACTACAAATGGCGCATTCTCCTATTCTCAATAATGATGACAGCAATTGCAGTTCTGATTGTGCTATCAATACCATCACAATATACCGCAAAAGCTTCATTGCTCATTGAATCAAAACAAGCAAAAGCGGTCTCCATCGAAGACGTTTACGGTATTGATACAAAAAGCCAGGAATACTACCTTACTCAAATTGAAATTTTGAAGTCAGATCGAATTGCTGAAGAGGTTATTGCTCGTCTAAATTTAAACAGTAATCCAGAATTTGATCCAACCGTTGAAAAAAAACCAATGTTTGGATTGAATATTGACATTTTTGAACAATTTCCAGTCTTGAAAGCCTTCAAAAAAGAAGAGGTTCCTGCGTCAATAGAAGCGGCAGCGTATCGCAACAGCCGCTTGGTTCTTGCCAAATTCAAGCGGGGCCTAGAAATTAGGCCTATCAGAAAAACTCAGCTCGTGAGTATTCTTTATACAAGCAAGGATCCAAAACTATCAGCAAACATTGCCAATGAAATTGGTCGTGTTTTTATGGATAGCCACATTGAAGCAAAACTGGAAGTCGAGTTGAAAGCCAATACATGGCTAAACAATCGCATGGAAGAGTTAAGAGGAAAGTTAAGAACATCTGAAGCACAAATGCAAGACTTCTTAAAAACCGAAGGTCTGGTTGATATCAAAGGTGTAGAGAGCTTAGCATCTCAAGAACTTGCCGAGCTAACATCACAACTCAATAAAACCAGAGATCGCAGAGTTGCAGCTGAAACTCTGTTTTTAGTCGCTCAATCATACAGCCGTAAAGATAGTGATTTGTCTTCGCTCGCCTCTATTCCTGAAATATCCAATCACCCTATTATACGTGATGTAAAACTCGCTGAAGTTCAAGCTGAAAGAAAGGTTTCAGACTTATCTAAACGTTACGGTCCTAAACACCCATCTCTCAAGTCAGCACAAGCAGAATTAACATCCGTAAAACGAAACCTGAACTCTGAACTCAGACAGTTATTAAATGGTATCAATAATGAACTTCAAGCAGCGAAGCAGGCGGAAAAGTCATTACATAGAGAATTAAAGAAAAGAAAACTAGAGTTTCAAACACTCACTGTAAAAAATGCAAAATATTCTGAATTAAAACGCGAAGTACAAACCAATAGCGAGCTATTTGACCTATTTCTTAGTCGTCAGAAAGAGACCAGCGCATCCAGTGACTTTAATGCGACCATTGCGCGTTTTACTGATTTTGCAAATCCTCCATTGTCACCAAGCAAGCCAAACAGAAAACTAATTGTGGTACTGGTTTTTATAGCCTCTTTCGGATTTGCTTGTGTCATGGCATTCATGGCCGATGCAGTCAATGACACGTTCGTTGATATCAAACAAGTAGAAAAACAGCTTTCATTAAGCATTTTAGGCGTAATTCCAGAAATAAAAGTGAAAGGTCAGTTAAAGCTTAAGTCCTACTTTGATAGTAAATTCAGAGATTTAACAGAAGCGATCAGAACAATTCGAACAGGATACTTGCTCGCCAACACCAACAAAGAAGCCCATGTTGTGATGGTCACATCATCGTTGCCAGAAGAAGGAAAGACAACTTCAAGCATCAACTTAGCTTTTTCGCTTTCACAAATGGAAAAAACACTTCTTATAGATTGCGACTTAAGAAAACCATCTATTGCACATCGCTTTGATGTTCCAGGGTCTCAACCTGGTGTAACCAACTTGCTCACGAGAACTCATAGCTATAAAGATTGCATATACACAGATGAAGAGTCGAATTTAGATATTTTGACGGCAGGTGTTTTAACCAATAACCCGTTAGAGCTTATTTCTTCAGAGGAATTTAAATTATTAATAAATAAGCTAAAAACTGTCTACACAAGGATTGTTATTGATACACCACCTTGCCTTGCAGTAAGTGATAGCTTTATGCTGACTCAATATGTCGACTCGACGATATTAGTCATTAATGCGGCACATACTAGAACTAAAGTTGTCCGTGATGTGGTCGGAAAATTAGCACAGCAAGGCGTCAGAATTGATGGCGTTATTCTAAACAAACTAAACGTCAAGAAAGCAGCACATTATGGTGGATATCATCAGTACCAATCCTACTATGGTTCTGAAAACTCTTAA
- the vpsL gene encoding exopolysaccharide biosynthesis glycosyltransferase VpsL: MGEKGKIRITSYQGKVFYRLIDAFVILVTMYVAIKYHNHVVNMSYVSMGLLGVLFYSFIAESLDIYSGWHTTKIRDLSLHTACCWGFSVCCLALVGYFTKTGHDFSRLILGFWFIGSLFFLLFWRSIAFTFVYYLHKKGIHTTDAVIIGMTPQGLRLSESLTNNPKFGIKMAGFYDDRKVDRLNSQTSVLGKVNDALKLAKNGKVKSVYIALPMQAQNRISTILDAFSDSTVNTYIVPDFFTFNLLHSRWYTIGDVNAFSISDTPFNGNKLATWLKRFEDLVLSTLILILISPVLIAVAIGVKLSSPGPIIFKQMRYGLDGKKIKVWKFRSMSVTDNGSKVVQATKNDPRVTPFGSFIRKTSLDELPQFINVLQGGMSIVGPRPHAVAHNEEYRTIVNRYMLRHKVKPGITGWAQINGWRGETDTLDKMEKRVQFDLDYIHHWSLWFDIKIVFLTIFKGFVGKNAY; the protein is encoded by the coding sequence ATGGGTGAAAAAGGAAAAATCCGTATTACGAGTTATCAAGGTAAGGTTTTCTATCGGTTAATTGATGCTTTTGTAATACTGGTTACTATGTATGTAGCAATAAAGTACCATAATCATGTTGTAAATATGTCGTATGTTTCAATGGGATTATTGGGTGTTTTATTCTATAGCTTTATAGCCGAGAGCCTTGATATATATAGTGGTTGGCACACAACAAAGATCCGCGATTTATCACTACATACCGCATGTTGCTGGGGATTTTCAGTTTGTTGTTTAGCATTAGTTGGGTATTTCACAAAAACTGGTCACGATTTTTCTCGCTTAATTTTAGGATTCTGGTTTATAGGATCGCTATTTTTCCTCTTATTTTGGCGTTCAATTGCCTTTACTTTTGTTTATTATTTACACAAGAAAGGAATACATACTACTGATGCTGTAATCATTGGTATGACTCCCCAAGGTTTAAGATTATCTGAAAGCCTTACTAATAATCCAAAATTTGGAATAAAAATGGCTGGATTCTATGATGATAGAAAAGTTGATCGACTAAATAGCCAAACATCTGTTTTGGGTAAAGTCAATGATGCTTTGAAGTTAGCGAAAAATGGCAAAGTAAAAAGTGTTTATATAGCGTTGCCAATGCAGGCTCAGAATAGAATCAGTACTATTTTAGATGCATTTTCTGACAGTACAGTTAACACTTATATTGTTCCTGATTTTTTCACTTTCAATTTGCTTCACTCTCGTTGGTATACCATTGGTGACGTTAATGCTTTTAGTATCTCAGACACACCATTCAATGGAAATAAACTCGCAACATGGTTAAAAAGGTTTGAAGACCTTGTATTAAGCACTTTGATACTGATTCTTATAAGTCCTGTACTCATTGCCGTGGCTATTGGCGTAAAATTGAGCTCACCAGGCCCCATTATTTTTAAGCAGATGCGATATGGATTAGATGGGAAGAAGATTAAAGTATGGAAATTCAGGAGTATGAGTGTCACGGATAACGGTTCTAAAGTAGTGCAAGCAACTAAGAACGATCCACGTGTTACTCCATTTGGTTCATTTATTCGAAAGACATCGCTCGATGAATTACCACAGTTCATTAATGTGCTTCAAGGAGGGATGTCTATTGTAGGTCCTCGTCCACATGCCGTTGCCCATAATGAAGAGTATCGCACCATTGTTAATCGATACATGCTAAGACATAAAGTAAAGCCTGGCATCACTGGATGGGCCCAAATTAATGGCTGGCGTGGCGAAACAGATACGCTCGATAAAATGGAAAAAAGAGTTCAATTTGATTTGGACTACATACACCATTGGTCTCTGTGGTTTGACATTAAAATTGTTTTCTTAACGATTTTTAAAGGATTCGTTGGCAAAAATGCCTACTAG
- a CDS encoding VanZ family protein gives MNSTINKVINRRPIALLVLTLISLGTALLSLSKTLNSHGNSTYLLEYYLGGDLYLHFICALLIALMFIRVLTALHGVKFSTIFAFITISSFCLIDESLQIFSSTRTFSWLDITASLSGITFAVVIAYMLNHAHGQLKYRTKKYIVEKT, from the coding sequence ATGAATTCCACAATAAATAAAGTGATTAATAGACGCCCGATAGCACTGCTCGTTTTGACCTTAATCTCACTGGGCACCGCTCTACTCTCTCTATCGAAAACATTGAATAGCCATGGCAATAGCACATATTTGTTGGAGTACTACCTCGGGGGAGATTTATATTTACATTTTATCTGCGCTTTGCTCATTGCACTGATGTTTATTAGGGTACTTACAGCATTGCATGGCGTTAAATTCAGTACGATCTTCGCTTTTATTACAATTTCTTCATTTTGCTTGATTGATGAAAGTTTACAAATATTTTCAAGTACGAGGACATTCTCTTGGCTAGATATTACAGCAAGTTTATCCGGTATAACTTTTGCTGTTGTTATCGCTTATATGCTCAATCATGCTCATGGTCAACTAAAATATCGAACGAAAAAATATATTGTCGAAAAAACCTAA
- a CDS encoding O-antigen ligase family protein — protein MPFIEKITFTLFLIFIFWLPIPLGSNRPLAWSFNEIWLALIMLSCLFIFPLKHWVNCIKRTIVIVLPLLITATWSLIQSIPNLHLSQDPGLVLVSALKGFHYLQLCLVSSVLIYNSTTLKLLATVMLAAGITQAFYASVINLLHLDHSLIFELPLGSRASGSFVYHNHLANFLMLNLCIGFGLLTAQLADSKSVGIKNNMAHFLSVLLNDKTFVRLGLIIMVIALVLTRSRMGNVSFFIALVVGCALLLKHYKLKSKSVYILIFSLFIVDTFIVSNWFGLEKIKQRLVATSLETESRDDVIEYSLAAVKERPLSGFGAGTFYSTFPAYNQGNVQLFYDHTHNDYIQFTLEYGLVNVMLLGGMIVLSARHGLKAFKRRKNRLMRGIGLSSLMAIIGMTVHMSVDFPLQAPATAMYFILCLMMAHWSLKIPSSSYKTRGTTVATVNH, from the coding sequence ATGCCTTTTATAGAAAAAATAACCTTTACCCTGTTCTTAATTTTCATCTTCTGGCTCCCCATACCTCTAGGAAGCAACCGCCCACTTGCTTGGTCTTTCAACGAAATATGGCTTGCTCTGATAATGCTATCTTGCTTGTTTATCTTCCCATTAAAGCATTGGGTCAACTGCATAAAACGAACAATTGTCATTGTATTACCACTTCTGATAACAGCAACATGGTCACTCATTCAAAGCATTCCGAACCTGCATTTATCTCAAGATCCTGGGTTAGTGTTAGTCTCTGCGCTTAAGGGATTTCACTATCTGCAACTTTGTTTAGTATCTTCAGTGCTTATCTATAATTCAACAACACTAAAATTGCTTGCCACTGTCATGCTCGCAGCCGGTATCACTCAGGCTTTTTATGCAAGCGTTATCAACCTACTCCATCTTGATCATTCATTAATATTTGAATTGCCACTTGGAAGTAGAGCATCAGGCAGTTTTGTCTATCATAATCATCTGGCTAACTTCTTAATGCTAAACCTTTGTATTGGCTTTGGTCTGTTGACAGCTCAGCTAGCAGACTCAAAATCCGTTGGGATCAAAAACAATATGGCGCATTTTTTGTCTGTACTACTCAATGACAAAACGTTTGTGCGCCTCGGGCTAATAATAATGGTTATCGCATTGGTTTTGACACGTTCAAGGATGGGAAATGTGTCTTTCTTTATTGCACTAGTTGTAGGGTGTGCCCTCTTGCTAAAACACTATAAGTTGAAATCAAAAAGTGTTTATATTTTAATTTTCAGTCTATTCATTGTGGATACATTTATCGTCAGTAATTGGTTTGGACTTGAGAAAATAAAGCAAAGGCTTGTGGCGACGAGTTTAGAAACAGAGTCCAGAGATGATGTGATTGAATACTCACTTGCTGCTGTTAAAGAAAGACCATTATCAGGCTTTGGCGCTGGTACTTTCTATTCAACTTTTCCGGCGTATAACCAAGGTAATGTCCAATTATTCTATGATCATACACATAATGATTATATCCAATTTACATTAGAGTACGGCCTAGTTAATGTCATGTTGTTAGGGGGAATGATTGTGCTCTCCGCACGCCACGGTCTTAAAGCCTTCAAAAGAAGAAAGAACCGACTAATGCGTGGAATTGGTCTGTCTTCATTAATGGCAATTATAGGCATGACTGTTCACATGAGTGTAGATTTCCCTCTACAAGCACCAGCAACAGCAATGTATTTTATACTATGTTTAATGATGGCTCATTGGTCATTAAAGATTCCGAGTTCATCCTACAAAACTCGGGGAACTACAGTTGCCACAGTTAACCACTGA
- a CDS encoding acyltransferase family protein has product MHINSFTQFRAIAILFIISGHSFSVVGMSFDSLFDKAVMNFISGGTSLFVFISGFLFHHVFYSKFNHKKFIIKKCQNVLYPYLIIGLAPITLYVVTQSSAFDGYFLPNGEGILSEYIVPIIKYYISGRFITAYWYIPFIMITFFLSPIHVMFIRLNLKFQMMIIILLSLVAVFIHRPIDNINVIQSFVYFTPVYLIGMVASIHKNHIYKYLGSKEIYIFVFIFLVLLLQIYWGCEGSSHKQPFEFVGLDLMFIQKIALCFFFMVLLHRFEDVDNKYINVIASTSFAAFFIHPFVISIISRLNLHYIQLDSWLFFVFFVGLLLSACIIASLSVKKLIPNHSRYILGY; this is encoded by the coding sequence ATGCATATCAACTCTTTTACGCAATTTAGAGCTATTGCAATCTTGTTTATCATTTCAGGGCACTCTTTTTCAGTGGTTGGGATGAGTTTTGATAGTTTATTTGATAAAGCTGTAATGAATTTTATATCGGGTGGGACATCACTCTTTGTTTTTATCTCAGGGTTTCTGTTTCATCATGTATTTTATTCAAAGTTTAACCATAAAAAGTTCATCATTAAAAAATGTCAAAATGTGCTGTATCCATATTTAATCATAGGATTAGCTCCTATTACACTCTATGTGGTAACACAGAGTAGTGCCTTTGACGGATATTTCCTCCCCAATGGTGAGGGGATTTTAAGCGAATATATTGTACCCATTATTAAGTATTATATCTCTGGAAGATTTATTACTGCTTACTGGTATATCCCATTTATCATGATAACCTTTTTTCTTTCTCCCATACACGTGATGTTTATTCGTTTAAACTTAAAGTTTCAGATGATGATTATCATATTATTATCACTAGTTGCGGTTTTCATCCATCGCCCAATTGATAATATCAATGTCATTCAGAGTTTTGTCTATTTTACACCAGTATACTTGATTGGAATGGTGGCCTCGATTCATAAAAACCACATATACAAATACCTAGGAAGTAAAGAAATTTATATCTTTGTTTTTATTTTCTTAGTGCTTTTATTGCAAATCTATTGGGGATGTGAGGGGAGTTCTCATAAACAGCCTTTTGAATTTGTGGGCTTAGATTTAATGTTTATTCAAAAGATTGCATTGTGTTTCTTCTTTATGGTACTTCTACATCGATTTGAGGATGTGGACAACAAATACATAAATGTTATTGCATCAACTAGTTTCGCTGCATTCTTTATCCACCCATTTGTTATCAGTATCATATCAAGGCTTAATTTACATTATATTCAATTAGACTCATGGTTGTTCTTTGTCTTTTTCGTTGGGTTGCTGCTATCAGCTTGTATTATTGCATCGTTATCCGTGAAAAAATTAATTCCTAATCATAGTAGGTATATCTTAGGCTATTAG
- a CDS encoding DUF4382 domain-containing protein translates to MRYITSALLLCSPVLFIGCGGESSTPHYSNVTVAVSDAPVDTASEVVIAFHQIELVQEDDSIFIDISSENGAKDYAQVDLIQYQNTDTFVLVEDQQVPIGTYQNVILHISPDAGLNYVVDDTLGQLPLKQPSNKLRLGELVIEGSDESYVIEFDLRQALVMRGNSNNNNGYILKPHGVTIMNNDISSSLAGAVEPNLFLGNECNVDGLGFVYLYQGHQLDSSLFVDLFDGDIVQNNPVPQGSIAPHASVAVNEQNEYAFGFLEPGEYTVALSCDASGDDSEQYDGLSIPLPVNQVFEVSLTDGQLSVINFSSIP, encoded by the coding sequence ATGAGATACATCACTTCAGCATTGTTACTGTGCAGCCCTGTGCTATTCATTGGCTGCGGGGGGGAGAGTTCAACACCACACTACTCAAATGTCACTGTCGCTGTGTCTGATGCGCCAGTAGACACTGCATCAGAAGTTGTCATTGCCTTTCATCAAATTGAGCTAGTACAAGAAGATGATTCGATCTTTATCGATATTAGTTCGGAGAACGGCGCAAAAGATTACGCACAAGTCGATCTCATTCAATATCAAAATACCGATACTTTTGTTTTAGTGGAAGATCAGCAAGTCCCAATAGGAACTTACCAAAATGTGATCCTACATATATCACCAGATGCTGGGTTAAATTACGTCGTGGATGACACTCTTGGCCAACTGCCTCTGAAACAACCAAGTAATAAGTTACGTCTTGGTGAATTGGTTATTGAAGGTAGCGATGAAAGTTATGTGATCGAGTTTGATTTACGCCAAGCATTGGTGATGAGGGGTAACTCAAACAATAATAACGGCTACATTTTAAAACCACATGGCGTGACGATTATGAATAATGATATATCCTCCTCTCTTGCTGGTGCTGTTGAACCCAATTTGTTCCTTGGCAATGAATGCAACGTGGATGGTTTAGGATTCGTTTATCTCTATCAAGGCCATCAACTCGATAGCTCGTTATTCGTTGACTTATTTGATGGTGACATAGTACAGAATAATCCTGTTCCACAAGGAAGCATCGCTCCTCATGCTTCGGTTGCGGTCAATGAACAGAATGAATACGCATTTGGCTTTTTGGAACCAGGAGAGTACACAGTGGCGCTCAGTTGCGACGCCAGTGGTGATGACTCAGAGCAATACGATGGTTTAAGTATTCCGCTTCCAGTGAATCAGGTATTCGAAGTCAGCCTTACTGATGGACAACTGAGTGTCATCAATTTTAGCTCTATCCCATAA
- a CDS encoding WecB/TagA/CpsF family glycosyltransferase has translation MESELVNKEINFLNVPMHVLSMKETVETIKQRVADQVFTQHVVVNVAKIVNMRTDVELADSVTECDIINIDGMGVVWGARFMGHNVGQRVAGVDLFHELNAMAEQEKFPVFYLGAEEQVVDKTAQVMREKHPNLEIAGFHHGYFWDDELALVHLIKASGAKLLFVAITSPKKENFINKWKDELGVDFVMGVGGTFDVVAGKVSRAPLWMQNSGLEWLYRVIQEPRRMWKRYLITNSKFAWLLIKAKLRKS, from the coding sequence ATGGAAAGCGAATTAGTTAACAAAGAAATAAATTTTTTAAATGTACCAATGCATGTTTTGTCTATGAAGGAAACGGTTGAAACAATAAAGCAGCGGGTTGCGGATCAGGTTTTTACTCAACATGTCGTTGTCAATGTCGCAAAGATAGTGAACATGAGAACGGATGTTGAACTTGCTGATTCGGTCACTGAGTGCGATATCATTAATATTGATGGAATGGGGGTTGTCTGGGGGGCTCGTTTTATGGGCCATAATGTTGGGCAACGCGTGGCTGGTGTCGATCTGTTCCATGAACTTAATGCTATGGCAGAACAAGAAAAATTTCCTGTTTTCTATCTAGGAGCGGAGGAGCAGGTTGTCGACAAAACAGCACAAGTCATGCGAGAAAAACATCCTAACTTGGAGATCGCAGGTTTTCATCATGGGTACTTTTGGGATGATGAGCTTGCTTTGGTTCATTTAATTAAGGCATCTGGAGCTAAGCTACTTTTTGTAGCCATTACCTCTCCAAAAAAAGAAAATTTTATAAACAAGTGGAAAGATGAGCTTGGCGTCGACTTTGTTATGGGGGTTGGTGGAACATTTGATGTTGTTGCTGGAAAAGTTTCGCGAGCACCTTTATGGATGCAAAATTCTGGCTTGGAATGGTTATATCGAGTAATTCAAGAACCACGTAGAATGTGGAAGCGATACTTGATAACAAACAGCAAATTTGCTTGGCTACTTATAAAAGCTAAATTAAGAAAATCTTAA
- the vpsN gene encoding exopolysaccharide export protein VpsN, with the protein MKYVLVIILSCLSLSVLASEALYKLGVGDQIKIQVYNEPELSMEIRISDSGQIDYPFLGQVKLKDKTIEEVKVDIHDGLLDGYLINPNVFVSVVEYRPYYINGEVENSGSYPYNPGLTVNKAITIAGGFTERASKKNIYISSSDDPNIKATKVTLLHKIQPGDILTIEESFF; encoded by the coding sequence ATGAAGTACGTGCTAGTAATTATTTTAAGCTGTCTGTCCTTGTCTGTTCTGGCAAGTGAAGCGCTATACAAGTTAGGTGTTGGCGACCAAATAAAAATTCAAGTTTATAATGAACCTGAGCTTTCTATGGAAATTCGCATCAGTGATAGCGGGCAAATAGACTACCCATTCTTAGGGCAAGTAAAACTCAAAGACAAAACGATAGAAGAAGTAAAAGTAGATATTCACGATGGGTTACTCGACGGCTACTTGATCAACCCGAATGTATTCGTAAGTGTGGTTGAATATCGCCCATATTACATTAATGGTGAAGTCGAGAATTCGGGTAGCTACCCATACAACCCTGGTTTAACAGTAAATAAAGCCATTACAATTGCTGGCGGCTTTACCGAACGAGCATCTAAAAAGAATATCTATATCTCGTCAAGTGATGATCCAAATATCAAGGCAACAAAAGTTACCTTGCTTCACAAAATTCAGCCCGGTGACATTCTCACTATCGAAGAAAGCTTTTTTTAG
- a CDS encoding outer membrane beta-barrel protein, with translation MKFSNVKPAVLFSLTLVSATAVLAKPESHPIITESGIAIVPFLNLSTGYNDNIAKSDSNFDRSSFSIVEPGVSVAFEPTGQKHVAVYRLQRGDFFSSSKDNFTDHFFDWSSQWDLHSKHKVNLNYSLALAHESRGDNEETLNLLYNKYHSTQVNIGYIYGGDNSKGKLETNLGWGELDYKNNQQVTQYQSWEELRFNSTFYYDALPKTSLLFQIIANDRTYDLTAPGSSSKDSKHYFTYLGTSWDATEKLQGSAKLGAQYKNFDSSLRDDFKSFSWDINVTYLIRSYSAIQLITNRRSMDADGIGNAIDAKNYNVNWVHNWNQKVSTKAEISRLDEDYIGSARKDETTNLTLNFDYDFRRWLTLRLGYGIESKDSNINTMNYDQNIYYLAIEGVM, from the coding sequence ATGAAATTTTCCAACGTGAAGCCAGCGGTTTTATTCAGCTTAACACTAGTTAGCGCAACGGCTGTACTTGCTAAGCCAGAGTCGCATCCCATCATAACTGAGTCAGGGATCGCCATCGTGCCCTTTCTCAATTTATCAACAGGTTACAATGATAATATCGCTAAATCAGACAGTAATTTTGATCGCTCTAGCTTTTCCATTGTAGAGCCTGGAGTAAGCGTCGCATTTGAACCAACAGGGCAAAAACATGTAGCCGTTTACCGCCTACAGCGTGGTGATTTTTTTAGCTCAAGTAAAGATAACTTTACCGATCATTTCTTTGATTGGTCAAGTCAGTGGGATCTTCATTCAAAACACAAAGTGAACCTAAACTATTCACTTGCATTAGCTCATGAAAGCCGCGGTGATAACGAAGAAACTCTCAACCTTTTATACAACAAATACCACAGTACTCAAGTGAACATTGGTTACATCTACGGTGGCGACAATAGCAAAGGAAAACTAGAAACAAATCTAGGATGGGGAGAGCTTGATTACAAAAATAATCAACAAGTCACCCAATATCAAAGTTGGGAAGAGCTACGCTTCAATAGCACATTTTATTACGATGCACTTCCAAAAACATCTCTGCTGTTTCAAATCATAGCGAACGATAGAACCTATGACCTTACGGCTCCAGGTTCATCATCCAAGGACAGTAAGCACTACTTTACTTATTTGGGCACATCTTGGGACGCGACAGAGAAACTACAAGGTAGTGCAAAACTTGGTGCGCAATATAAGAACTTTGATTCATCCTTACGAGATGATTTTAAATCATTCTCCTGGGATATTAATGTCACTTATCTCATTAGATCATATTCAGCCATCCAACTCATCACCAATAGACGCTCTATGGATGCTGATGGGATTGGTAATGCTATTGATGCGAAAAACTATAACGTCAATTGGGTCCATAACTGGAATCAAAAAGTTTCAACTAAAGCTGAAATATCACGATTGGACGAAGACTATATTGGATCGGCACGAAAAGACGAAACGACCAACCTTACTTTAAATTTTGACTATGATTTTCGCCGATGGCTAACTCTCAGACTAGGCTATGGTATTGAGTCCAAAGACTCCAATATAAATACAATGAATTATGATCAGAATATCTATTATTTGGCCATTGAAGGTGTGATGTAA